Proteins from a single region of Hordeum vulgare subsp. vulgare chromosome 6H, MorexV3_pseudomolecules_assembly, whole genome shotgun sequence:
- the LOC123405513 gene encoding uncharacterized protein LOC123405513, translated as MGQPGNPSSRAAPEADGHPRPPVPSPPPPLTISADALDHLCRSRTLDAPDQSTTCAAVAVGRPRVSLLSPAFRLEYVIPDAVDHAIPVAVLSNLSEFLPVLWVLILVMILYFSMIRNMEEQEGDQEAYRSGSSSLISGATMRRAQPPPGLSPSSINICKAYHGRSHDTPMVDFEEDEADEEDIDYEEEEEGEEDEDDEEDDEEDEEGGVDIIDMGSFYEPGRKFLSKVWKEYEPIRVDGIVVAAECKHCARNICAERKHGTSSLRKHLKRCKERKKVLRVFGQLSASIVSPDGVAMGLWTFNQALARRELKRMIVLHELAFSLVEYDGFRRLVEYDGVEMD; from the exons ATGGGCCAG CCAGGTAACCCTAGTAGTCGAGCTGCCCCCGAGGCCGATGGACACCCTCGACCACCAGTgccatctccgccgccgcccctgaCCATCTCCGCCGACGCCCTCGACCACCTGTGCCGTAGCCGGACGCTGGACGCCCCCGACCAGTCGACCACCtgtgccgccgtcgccgtcggacGCCCCCGAGTATCTCTGTTGTCGCCGGCGTTTCGCCTCGAGTATGTCATCCCGGACGCCGTCGACCACGCCATCCCGGTCGCCGTCCTCTCCAACTTGTCGGAG TTTCTTCCAGTTTTATGGGTGTTGATCCTTGTAATGATCCTATATTTCTCTATGATCAGAAACATGGAAGAGCAAGAAGGGGACCAGGAGGCATACCGAAGTGGCAGTTCATCGTTGATATCCGGTGCGACAATGAGAAGGGCTCAACCACCTCCAGGGTTGTCTCCTTCTTCGATAAACATTTGCAAAGCTTATCATG gacgttcacatgacactccTATGGTTGATTTTGAGGAAGATGAGGCCGATGAAGAAGATATTGactatgaagaagaagaggaaggagaagaagatgaggatgatgaagaagatgatgaagaagatgaagagggaGGAGTTGATATCATTGACATGGGATCATTTTATGAACCAGGAAGAAAGTTTTTGTCTAAAGTGTGGAAAGAATATGAGCCTATTCGTGTTGATGGCATAGTTGTAGCTGCTGAGTGCAAACATTGTGCAAGGAATATTTGTGCTGAGCgtaaacatggaacaagttcattgcGCAAACATTTGAagagatgcaaggaaaggaagaaGGTTCTTAGAGTTTTTGGGCAGCTGAGTGCTTCTATAGTGAGTCCGGATGGAGTTGCAATGGGGCTTTGGACCTTTAATCAGGCATTAGCACGTCGAGAGCTCAAGAGGATGATCGTGTTGCATGAGTTGGCATTCTCATTGGTGGAGTATGATGGATTCAGAAGATTGGTGGAGTATGATGGAGTTGAAATGGACTGA
- the LOC123401288 gene encoding uncharacterized protein LOC123401288: protein MAWREGDLDLVLIPLGLFALIAYHMWLWHATRRCPLGSTIGVNAAARRIWVFGMMTDNDKKAVLVVQSIRNVLMGSTLVATTSVLFSTGVAAVLSSTYAIKQPINDATFGAHGEYVTALKFVALLTAFLLSFLCHTLAICSLNQATFLVNALSQLFVLPSDGSAFDSQHPPVTKDYIVKVLDRGFMLNFMGNRFFYGGIPLVLWIFGPVLACLSSMLIIPILYNMDMVYIEKPKGSKVNGNVEMLTRDSDDGVQV from the coding sequence ATGGCGTGGAGGGAGGGCGACTTGGACCTGGTGCTGATCCCGCTGGGGCTATTCGCCCTCATCGCCTACCACATGTGGCTCTGGCACGCCACCCGGCGCTGCCCGCTCGGCTCCACCATCGGAGTAAACGCCGCCGCCCGCCGCATCTGGGTGTTTGGCATGATGACGGACAATGACAAGAAGGCGGTGCTGGTGGTGCAGTCCATCCGGAACGTGCTCATGGGCTCCACGCTAGTAGCCACAACGTCCGTCCTCTTCAGCACCGGCGTGGCCGCTGTGCTGAGCAGCACCTACGCCATCAAGCAGCCCATCAACGACGCCACCTTCGGCGCGCACGGCGAGTACGTGACGGCGCTCAAGTTCGTGGCCCTCCTCACCgccttcctcctctccttcctctgccACACCCTCGCCATCTGCTCCCTCAACCAGGCCACCTTCCTCGTCAACGCCCTCTCCCAGCTCTTCGTCCTCCCCTCCGACGGTAGCGCTTTTGACAGCCAGCACCCGCCGGTGACCAAGGACTACATCGTCAAGGTGCTGGACAGAGGATTCATGCTCAACTTCATGGGGAACAGGTTCTTCTACGGCGGCATTCCCCTCGTGCTCTGGATCTTTGGGCCGGTGCTGGCGTGCCTGTCCTCAATGCTCATCATCCCGATATTGTACAACATGGACATGGTGTACATCGAGAAACCAAAAGGCTCCAAGGTCAATGGCAACGTAGAGATGCTCACTCGTGACAGTGATGACGGCGTGCAAGTTTGA